The region GCGCACTGTCCGGTGCAGTTGGAGGCGCGCCGGGTCGGGGAGCGGACGGTCACCGACGGGGCGTGGACGCAGATCGAGGCGCAGGTGCTGCGGGTGCATGCCGATCCGCGGTGGGTGCTGCCGCTGGGCGGCGGGCGGATCGATCTGGAGACGTGGCATCCGCCGGTGCACGATTTCCGGCCGTCGGGCACTCCCCCGCCGCAGGCCGTGCCGGCGCCCGCGCGGGAACTGGCACAACAGCTGGGGCGGCGCTTCCCCGCCCCGAGCGGCAGTCCCTAGGGGGCGCCCAGGGCGCCCACGGCGCGGGGCCCGGTCCACCGGACCGGGCCCCGTCACACAGGCCCGCGGCGCCTGCCCTCCCGGTCGGGGGAGGGGGACAGGCGCCGCGGTTTGTTCCGCACGACGTTGTACGGGACATCGGGGGACGGATCACACGGTCAGTGCGCGATCCGTCGGCTTGATGGGAGCCGGCAGGGCGCTGGCTCCGGTCAGGAAGCGGTCCACGCCCTTGGCCGCGGAGCGGCCCTCGGCGATGGCCCACACGATCAGCGACTGGCCGCGCCCGGCGTCACCGGCGACGTACACGCCGGGGACGTTGGTGGCGAAGTCCCCGTCACGGGCGACGTTGCCGCGCTCGTCGAGCTCCAGGCCGAACTGCTCGACCAGGCCGTTCTCCCGGTCGGTGCCGGTGAAGCCCATGGCGAGGGTGACCAGCTGGGCCGGGATCTTCCGCTCGGTGCCCGGCTTCGGCTCCGGCCTGCCGTCCTTGAACTCCACCTCGGTCAGGTGCAGGTACTGGACGTTGCCGTCCTCGTCGCCCTCGAAGTGGGTGGTGGAGACGGAGTAGATCCGCTCGCCGCCCTCCTCGTGCGCGGAGGTGACCTTGTAGAGCATCGGGAAGGTCGGCCAGGGCTGGTTGGCGTTCCGCTCGTCGCCCGGCTTGCCCATGATCTCCAGCTGGGTGACGGAGGCCGCGCCCTGGCGGTGGGCGGTGCCGACGCAGTCCGCGCCGGTGTCGCCGCCGCCGATGACGACCACGTGCTTGCCCTCGGCGCTGATCGGGGCGACCGTCAGGTCCCCCTCCTGCACCTTGTTGGCCAGCGGGAGGTACTCCATCGCGAAGTGGATGCCGTTCAGCTCACGGCCGGGCACCGGCAGGTCGCGGGAGGTGGTGGCACCGGCGGCGATGACGACGGCGTCGTAGCGCTTGCGCAGCTTCTTCGCGTCGAGGTCGCGGCCGATCTCCACCTCCGTACGGAACTTGGTGCCCTCCGCGCGCATCTGCTCGATGCGGCGGTTGATGTGGCGCTTCTCCATCTTGAACTCGGGGATGCCGTAGCGGAGAAGACCGCCGATCCGGTCCGCGCGCTCGTAGACGGCGACGGTGTGGCCCGCCCGGGTCAGCTGCTGGGCGGCGGCCAGGCCGGCCGGGCCGGAGCCAATGACGGCCACGGTCTTGCCGGAGAGGCGCTCGGGCGGCTGCGGGGTGACGTCGCCGTTGTCCCACGCCTTGTCGATGATGGAGACCTCGACGTTCTTGATGGTCACCGGCGGCTGGTTGATGCCCAGCACACAGGCGGACTCACAGGGCGCGGGGCACAGGCGGCCGGTGAACTCCGGGAA is a window of Streptomyces caniferus DNA encoding:
- a CDS encoding glutamate synthase subunit beta, whose product is MADPKGFLNHEREIAKTRPVDERVKDWNEVYQPGSLLPIISKQASRCMDCGIPFCHNGCPLGNLIPEWNDYAYREDWTEASERLHATNNFPEFTGRLCPAPCESACVLGINQPPVTIKNVEVSIIDKAWDNGDVTPQPPERLSGKTVAVIGSGPAGLAAAQQLTRAGHTVAVYERADRIGGLLRYGIPEFKMEKRHINRRIEQMRAEGTKFRTEVEIGRDLDAKKLRKRYDAVVIAAGATTSRDLPVPGRELNGIHFAMEYLPLANKVQEGDLTVAPISAEGKHVVVIGGGDTGADCVGTAHRQGAASVTQLEIMGKPGDERNANQPWPTFPMLYKVTSAHEEGGERIYSVSTTHFEGDEDGNVQYLHLTEVEFKDGRPEPKPGTERKIPAQLVTLAMGFTGTDRENGLVEQFGLELDERGNVARDGDFATNVPGVYVAGDAGRGQSLIVWAIAEGRSAAKGVDRFLTGASALPAPIKPTDRALTV